Part of the Zingiber officinale cultivar Zhangliang chromosome 8A, Zo_v1.1, whole genome shotgun sequence genome, cccttcttttatattacttgcccaaggcaaataagggaagaatttttacaaaaattaaaatattcctctagtttttatttttcccttttatttttttcttttctttcctcttgattaaatcaatcaccaaatcaatggttggattgataaaatttttttttataaaattttacaagaagaaatcctcttataaaattttacaagctctctttcctaaagtggatgttaaaaaggaaagttttaaaaattaaaaccatgttttaaaatttaaaacttctctttaaaagtttccttttttaacatgaatagaaaatttttaatttttaaaacttctcttccttttttctaaaaccatgaggatggttaaaaaaggaaagttttaaaacttttaaaactttttattaaaccatgtggcctaattcaaataaggaaagtttttaaaattaaaatctctcttttaaaacttatagttttctacaaagagaagattttaaaaattcaaaacaaccctccttttttgattaatgtggccgacccctacttgtTTGGTCTTTAAACAATAGGGCCGACCCTCataaaagaggatgtggccggccattgctgggtcaccaagcaatggaccgacccccttcttggacaccaagatgggtctttctttggatggacttgaggctttaatgaggctacgacagggacctagaggagaaattggttttggccttccgatgagctcgagtatcccgtgtttgccccgaacacacaactcaagttcatcgataataactcattccactagagagttattatcgcactaccgcaccaatcccaaattacattatgggctccttcttatcatgagtgtgttagtctccctgtgtttaagaaaacgaatgtccactaattaagtaagttactgacaactcaattaatatatagctccaagagtagtaccactcaactttattgtcatgtcggactaagtccacctatagggtttaacatggcaatccttatgagctcctcttgggggcattctcaacctagataactaggacacagattccttctataatcaacaacacacactataagtaatatcatttcccaacttatcggacatattgatttatcgagctaaacctcaccctttgataagtcaaaaaaataaatattaaatatatgtgcttgttattatattaggattaagggcacacacttccataataactaaggtctagttcttttattaagtcagtactaaaagaacttacctaaaatggtcatactcaatacacttagaatgtactagtgtaatttattaatcaagataaactaatacttaattacactacgactattccgatggtttgttcctttccatcttagtagtgagtaactgtttataatttataaagaaccgacaacatgatcttctgtgtgtgacaccacacatcattttctctactatataaattaattaaacaattacatttaacaaataaatgtagatattgaccaatgtgattcttttatttcaaaaataaatgtttacaaaagctagacttttagtatacactctaacagctggGTCGACGAACTCCCAAGTGTACTATGGGCATATCGCACTACTTCTAGAGAGGCGACCGACATAACCCCGTTCCAACTAGTTTATAGGGGAGAGGTAGTCGTGCCATTGAAGTGGGAGTAGAGTCCAACCAGGTGTCATTCTATGATGAGGATAACGTCGATCGGCGATTGATAGAGCTAGACTTGGTAAATGAAGCTCAGGATAAAGCAGTCATACGACTAACGACTTACTGATAGTGTATGAAGCAAAGTTACAATGGTCGAGTAATTCCAAGGTCATTCCAGGTTGACGATCTGATCTGGAAAAGAGTAAAGTCGGTCGGAGACATCACTaagctcgaggcaccatgggGAGGATCATACAAGGTGATTCAGAAGTTTAGGTCGAGAGCATATTATCTGGAAGACGAACATAGAGGAGCCCTTGAGCAGTCCTAGAGTGCAAATCATCTTCAACCATATCGAACGGGCTAGAGGTTCGTGAATGTGTTAAGTAACCTGTCATAGCATTTGTATTAGCCATGCAGGGAATGATGAAGGAAAAAACTAAGTGTCTGAGACTATTTGGCCAATCGATCATGTGTTAagtcgaacgacgactataaaccctaaacCGAAAGTTAAAGAAAAGCCGAACGGCTACTATAAACTCAAGAGAATCAGAAacaatcaagtgataactataaAAACTAGAATGTTAAACAACAATATTAGCCGAGcagcggctataaacccgagtgAGATTCACAAAAGtcaagcggtgactataaacctggGAGTAGCAGtacaacagtcgagcgacgactataaaccttgTGAAGAAAATAAGTAGTCGAGCGACGAATATAAACCCATGTCTACGCCAATCAAATCAAAAGTTGAGaggtgactataaactcttgtccaagtcgagcggtgactataaactcttgccTAAGTCAAACAGTGACTATAAACTTTTACCTAAGTTGAGCGACAACTATAAACTTTTGCAATTTAAGCCAAGCAGAGGCTATAAACCCAGGTACGGTTGATGAAACCTAGGCAACCTTAAGTCGATAATAATGACGATCTCCAGCCGAGCGACAGTTACAAATATCGGATGCCAAAATATACGGATGTAGGAGACAAATATTGAAGGAACACACCTGAACAGGGCGTGCCCCTAACTTGGCGAGATCCATATGGTTAAGGCCCAAAAGCATCCGAGTAAGGCACCGCTAAGGCATTGTTTGGAAATAACAAAGACAGGTCAGGTCCTCAAGGCTGAGTCCGGGGTAGGTTTTTTAACTAGTCCCTGACCGATTACTTACTGCTCAGGTTATCTAACCTCAGGCAGCTCATTCTGTACGTATAGCCCTGGCGCCTACCCCCGTATAATTTCTGGTCGGGCAAAGACAGGTTGGGTCCTTAAGGTTGAGTCCTAGTAGGTGTTTTAACTAGTCCCTGGTCGATTACCTATTGCTCAGCTTATCTAAGCTTAGGCAGCTCATTCTCTACGTATGGTCTTGGCGGCTACCCCTGTATAATTCCTAGTCGGGAAAAGACAGGTCGAGTCCTCAAGGATGAGTCCGGGCAAGTGTTTTAATTAGTCCTAGGTTGGTTACTTACTGCTCAGGTTATCTAAGCTCAGGTAGCTCAGTCTCTAAATATGGCCCTGGGGCCTACCCCCGTATAATTCCTGGTCGGGCAAAGACAGGTCGGGTCCTCAGGGCTAAGTCCAGGGCAGATATTTTAATTAGTTCCCAACCGACAACCAGACCATAGAGAGTGCCGGATAGGCAGAAGGTCACCCAAGGCactactttttcagttagtcagacctgcagcctccttcgactagacttgagaggaagGCTTGTAATGCAGTGATAAAGGGGGGCCTACTAAGTGTTGGTCAAATGACGAAGATAGAGGccaacgtggaggtcaaagtcaaggaggtcaacgCCAGAGAACTGGCAAGCACTCTCTGAAGGGGCTCGAGTCGGTCTCTACTGCAATGGTCGATCGAGAATGAGGCTCCCAACTAATAATGATCTAGCTAAAGCGGTAAAGCAGGTCTCTACTGCAATGGCTTATCGAGAATGAAGCACCCGACTGACCCTGATCTAGTCCAAACAGAAGGCTCGTGCAGCCAAGATCATTAGACGCTCATCATGGAGCGAAGGAGTGTTAGGACGATTGGGGTGTTAGCCCGGTCGGGCGAACATAAGCTGCCAAGTCGCGTTTACCCCATGAAAAGTGGCCCAGTTAGACCGAGCGGGGGAGTACTCGGCCGAGCGGTTATCTCGCTCGGTCGAGCAAAGGGACCATTGACGTATCCttcaatatccttttgggagatagtgctgcTGATACCAAGCATAGTCAACAGGAGAAtcatacgacggaaggttctaccATCATGTTAGGAATAGGCACGTCCCGTTAAGGTaaagtgtcagagacactttactgacacatCTTTTCATAAGACAAGTATGGAAACATGCAGGCGTCTTGGGATGTGTGACCACTACACATTTTTGCAACTCCATATGCCTTACGATGCGTGCTCGCATGTCACctcagctctatataaagggggggggtTCAACCACCGGTGAAGTACATGCGCACGCATCTATTCTACTATTTAGAGCTCTTGTTTACTGTTCATGTTCCTCTTTGTTACTACCGGTGACTGATTTATGTGTTGAAGGACCAATGTCGAGGACTCTTTTTTTGATTCGATACTGATATTTTTATCCTTACAGATCAGATATAATTTTCATATAGTCTACCAAAGAGTCATCTTGACTGAGTGTGACAGGATCACATAATAAGAGTTTAACTTATCCAAGAATACATTGACAACAAAACACAAATAGTCATTGAAATTGAATTTATAATACTTTATAACAAGAAAAAACGGTCCTTCAGACAcgataccgacaataaaaaaaagCTCTCATACAaataagctaaaaaaaaaaaaaattagctatttGATAAAATAAGAAGACATATCATATTTTTAACTGCGTAAAGGGGTGACTCCACTaaaagtaatataaaattaatatacgtGAATCTCTCTAATATACTCAACTTTGTGGAAGGCTCTAGTTGTACGTTAAGGAGCTACTAATCATCTTCACTATGAATCATCCAAAAAGTCTTGATGAGACGTTGCTCTGGGCAGGGCAGATGGATCGGAAGATCCACTTCTCATATTGTAAGCTGATAATATTCTGAATCTCGGTGAGGAACTACTTGCAAGTAAGGGAGATGCATCTGAAGATGTTAGAGGCGGAGGTGATACTGGTGGAGGTGGAGATGATATCCGCCAACATCGCGGATGTGCTCACGAGCTTCGACATCGAGAGAGAGGTCACCGACACCACGATGAACAAATTGGTGGGGGAGATGTGACGGCGAAAGAAGTAGATCATCGCTGACGATGATAGAAATAGAATGTGTGAAAAAATTAAAGgttgagaatatttttttaaaattacattTAAGCAAAGATGgcaaaatcaaaatataaaattattatagtattattatatttaaaaattttacacataaattatatttaataaaaaatttatatatacaaATTTTACCCATAaattttgttattatattttaatttttattaagtgtGTATTTATAATATCTTGTTATACATGAAAATGAAAAAACAAACACTTAcattataagaaaaattaaaccctaatttggaGAAGGGagaaagttttcaaaaaccatgATGATGAGATTGAAGTTCTAATATTGTGATAAAGTAATGTATTAGTTAGTCGGTCGGCTCTTTGAATTTGATTAAGAAGCCAGACTGTTAAATAACTGGGGAATATAGctggttaatcatttttattTAGTAGAATAGTTAGAGTGCTCATTCCATGATTTGTATAAAGGAATAAACGCCTAAGTTGACAATTCGCTCGTTTTGTTTATGTTCATATTGTTGAGCCTcatgattattttgatgtgaccaattaaattaggttaggtcctgatttatttaatccttgtgtctaagtgatATGAATTTAGGAGCGCagaaagtcgagtggaagacgcagttagcgagaaaaatggtacgggaagggagccgacaggctcggtgtgtccgaaggatgaaagagctgcggaagagtactctggtggacgagaagaacgtgcgcgacgttcgagggacagaAACCTGTTCGAGAAGAAGGtctgaaattgggttcgggtgaatcctatttcggttggccgaaattacccaagcgatcggaacttcggaagaagaagaagaagaaaaagaaactagaagttatttataccatgcaagttgaaggcaccctcaacaacaTTGAGAGCGCCCTCAATATTGAAAGCGCCCTCAAcaacattgagggcgccctcaacattgagggtgccctcaacattgaaggcgccctcaatgccattgaaggcgccttcgacccagTCTACTTGACCGTTTCgactttggataaagttttatccgatgcctcagctggaggcgccctcaagactcgagatagagtttccaggagctatatatataaaggtccctggacctaggaattagttaatcaactctgtaatcaattcctagcaacttgtgaactttcttagtgtgtaaaaagacttctccacctacagtgaaggagattcgTAGTGCGCTTTttaactgtcttggattaacaaccatctaggttgtaaccaagtaaaaccctgTGTCTTCTCTTTTCTGCtttacttttatttctgttttattttattattgttgctattcttgagttgaaagaaacgaggaagatttttttttttataggtaATTCATCTCTCCTTTCTTACCGGTCCCACTGCACTAAGACATATATGTTTACATATAGGCTACGTTTGGTAGGatgtaatctgccttgtaatgtaatcaggattacattacaaagttgattattttgtttgttttaactttaaacttgtaatgtaatgtaacctcaattacaaaaggtagtgaagttttgtaatctggattacaaagtaaatactatgtaatccgattacattacgaggtcgcTGTTTAATCAAAATTTGAATGTCGAATGTATCCCTAGTCAGCCGATCGCTTGTCGGTCGTTGTCTGCTCATCGACCGCCGCCAGTCGCCGGTCGCCGACCGCCACTACCGACGTCGTCGCCGTCACTGCCGGTCGCCAGCCGCCACTGCCGGCGGTTGCCGACCGTCGCTATCATCGCCGGTCATCGACCGTCGGTCGTCGGCTGGCAATCATCGATCGCCGGACGCAAGCTCAGACAGAGGTGCAACAACCGTCGATAGAAGTCGtaagatatttttgtcattttataataatatgaattacattcattataaaaaataatggataccctacaaaagaatgtaatcacttttataataaaaaattacatatattatattatcaaacatagtaatgtaattaagattatattatattacattacaaatttgattatatTACAAACACAATTACATTACACTCAATCAAATGTAATCGTAATATTTAAAAGATAACTTATAGATCGCCGTCAATTGTACCAGCATTCATTTGTCAACTTCTTGACAATCTCTACTTTATTGgcatttagatattaattaattccGAATGGATTAAAATAATTGGCAACGGCACAAATGGCATGAAGAAGAGggcaaaaaaacaaaagaaaaaaaacaagaattGAACTCTCTAAAAGAGAGAGAAATTGATAGAGAAAACAGGAATCGTCTCGTCGAATTTGATGGAAAACCACGGCGCCGGCAGTTTGAAGCTAGAAGATCAGATTAAGTTCACGAAGCTCTTCATTAATGGAGAGTTCGTCGACTCCGTTTCAGGTAACAGACATGCGAGTGGTTAGAGTTCATTTATGAAGGGATTTCTGTTTTCGAGCTGTTCTTGTTTGATCATTTGATCGATCGATTTGTTTTTATAGTTTTGAGAAGTGCGATCTGAGAATCGAAATTATGGggaaaaaattgatttttgattGATGGTGTTGGTGGTGAACGCAGGTAAAACATTCAAGACGTATGATCCAAGAACAGGGGAAGCCATCGCCGATGTGGCGGAGGGAGACGCTGCCGACGTCGACTTGGCCGTCAAGGCCGCCAGGGAGGCCTTCGACCACGGCAGATGGCCCCGCATCACGGCTCACGTATGTCGACGATAATCCTTTCGTCGCCGTCAATCAAATCTAGAAAAATGTTGGGTTTCTTGAATCGATCTGCGTGGAACAGGAACGCGGCAGGCTGATGAACAAGTTCGCCGACCTCGTGGAGCAGCACGCCGACGAGCTGGCGGTGCTCGACAGCCTCGACGCCGGGAAGCTGCTGAGCAGCGGCAAGGCCATCGACCTGCCCCACTGCATTCACATCCTCCGCTACTACGCCGGCGCCGCCGACAAGATTCATGGCGAGACGCTCAAGCTCGGAGGTGAGTACCAGGGGTACACGCTCCTGGAGCCCATCGGCGTCGTCGGCCACATCATCCCGTGGAACTTCCCTTCCACCATGTTCTTCCTCAAGGTCAGCCCCGCCCTCGCCGCCGGCTGCACCATGGTCATCAAACCGGCGGAGCAGACCCCCCTCTCCGCCCTCTACTACGCCCACTTGGCTAAGCAGGTTCGAAATCAAATCAGGAAATTCAAAAACTATGGAGATGAAAAAATCTGATCTTTTTATTTGTCTCAGGCTGGAATTCCAGACGGAGTGATCAACGTCGTGAACGGATTCGGTGCCACCGCCGGCGCAACACTCAGCTCTCACATGAACGTCGACAAGATTAGCTTCACGGGTTCGACGGAGACCGGCCGGAAAGTGATGGAAGCTGCGGCGAAGAGCAACCTGAAGACAGTGTCCCTGGAACTGGGAGGCAAGTCGCCGCTCATCATCTTCGACGACGCGGACGTCGACATGGCCGTCGCCCTCGCCCGCGTCGCCACCTTCTTCAACAAGGCAGGTAAATTGCTCCGAGCTCGATCCTAAAACATGACTACTCATCAAATTCTTCTGGCGGAAATTCTCAGGGAGAAATCTGCGTCGCCGGCTCGCGAGTCTACGTTCAAGAAGGCATTTACGATGAGTTCGTGGAGAAGGCCGCAGA contains:
- the LOC122009933 gene encoding aldehyde dehydrogenase family 2 member C4-like translates to MENHGAGSLKLEDQIKFTKLFINGEFVDSVSGKTFKTYDPRTGEAIADVAEGDAADVDLAVKAAREAFDHGRWPRITAHERGRLMNKFADLVEQHADELAVLDSLDAGKLLSSGKAIDLPHCIHILRYYAGAADKIHGETLKLGGEYQGYTLLEPIGVVGHIIPWNFPSTMFFLKVSPALAAGCTMVIKPAEQTPLSALYYAHLAKQAGIPDGVINVVNGFGATAGATLSSHMNVDKISFTGSTETGRKVMEAAAKSNLKTVSLELGGKSPLIIFDDADVDMAVALARVATFFNKGEICVAGSRVYVQEGIYDEFVEKAAEAAKSWKTGDPFDPTVQQGPQIDKSQFEKVLRYVELGKQEGATLVTGGKACGEKGFYIEPTIFTDVKEDMKIFQDEIFGPVMSLMKFKTIEEVIDKANSTKYGLAAGVVTKDLNIANRISRSVRAGTIWINCYFAFDPGCPFGGFKMSGFGRDLGMHAVEKYMQVKSVVTPLYSSPWL